In Labeo rohita strain BAU-BD-2019 unplaced genomic scaffold, IGBB_LRoh.1.0 scaffold_122, whole genome shotgun sequence, the following are encoded in one genomic region:
- the LOC127157850 gene encoding prostaglandin F2 receptor negative regulator-like — translation MSCAMPFSASQAWPSIRPPLYHSPVIRDSLKVAPAIPKSAVNEGESVDLQCTTTRGFTEHTFLSVTWSIRKGSSPLEEILTFGPDDKIKVGDNYTQRYTDGGLLLDLPGGGFYGLVLRNAKPSDQGGYVCTAQEWVRQGEEGRNWRKILEKSKEMGKVVVTPTDVFEKRNKSNAIEKEEEHPKAIMPDYTNQPDH, via the exons ATGTCATGTGCCATGCCCTTTTCTGCTTCACAGGCCTGGCCCTCCATCCGTCCTCCACTCTACCACAGTCCTG TGATCAGGGACAGTCTGAAGGTGGCTCCAGCCATTCCCAAGTCAGCGGTGAATGAGGGAGAATCAGTGGATCTTCAATGCACCACGACACGGGGCTTCACAGAGCACACCTTCCTCTCCGTTACCTGGTCTATCAGGAAAGGGAGCAGCCCGTTGGAGGAAATCTTGACATTTGGACCGGATGATAAGATTAAAGTCGGAGACAACTACACCCAGCGTTACACAGATGGTGGACTCCTGCTGGACCTTCCTGGAGGTGGTTTTTATGGACTGGTCCTGAGAAATGCAAAGCCATCAGACCAAGGAGGGTATGTGTGTACGGCCCAGGAGTGGGTGAGGCAGGGTGAAGAAGGAAGAAACTGGCGTAAGATTCTGGAGAAGTCTAAGGAAATGGGAAAGGTTGTGGTGACGCCCACAG aTGTGTTTGAGAAGAGGAACAAGAGCAACGCAATAG AGAAAGAAGAGGAACATCCTAAAGCTATAATGCCAGATTACACAAATCAGCCTGACCACTAG